CCGCACCCTTTGTAGAGGGTGGCGGGCGAATTTTTCCACGCCCTCGAGACTTCCTTCTCCCATACCGGAGTCTTGTCCGCCCGCCGGAGGGCCCGGAGCCCGAGGGCGAATTCGCTCGGGTTGACCCATGCGCCGGCCGCGGTCGCCTTCAGCACCGTCCCCTCGATGTAGAGGTCTTCGTCCACCAGCTCCGACGGGGTGTAGACGAACCGGACCGCCCGGAAAGAACCGGCGGCGGCCGTGTCGTCCGCGAACGCCTTCGCCCACAGATCGGGCGTCAGGGCGTTGATCGTTCCGCTGATCCCGGATTTCGCGAGGTTGTAATACAGTGTCTCCGGAGCGAAGATGCCCCCGCGCTTCGTGAAATCCTCCGTCCCGTCCTTGAACGGAAGGACCGCCACCTTCAGCGGGAGCTTCGGCCCGCCCGTCGCCGGTCCGCCCGGTTTGTAGACGAACGTCGAGTTGACCGAGCAGCCCGCCGTCAAAACCAGAACCATCGCGGCAATCAGAACCCTCTTCATCGACCCTCCACTCCCGTCAGAGTCACGTTTCATTTCGCCTTGAGAATCCTTTCTATCGTCCCCTCCGCCGATTCAGGGGCAGGCGGCGAAGAAGCCCCCTTGTCCTGCGGGGCCTCGCCGGAAGATGCGGCGTTCGGTAAGCCACCCTCTCCTGCCCGGCTCCCGGAAAGGCCGGCCAGCGTCGCAACCAGGTCCGCCCGGGCCTCCGCGAAGATGCTCTGCATCCCCCCGTTAATCTCCGCGTGATGCCGGTCCACTATGCACTGCTGTCCCATCCAGCATCCATCATTCACGGATCTCGGGGTCTTCCATGCCCTCGTGACTTCCTTTTCCCATATCAGCCGGTTGTCCGCCCTCCGCAGGGCCCGTAAGCCGAGAGCGAATTCGTTCGGCGTGTCCCAGGCACTGGAAGTATTCGCCTTTCCCACCGTACCCTCGACATAGAACTCTTCGTCCACCAGCTCCGACGGGCTGTAAATGAACCGGACCGCCC
This portion of the Deltaproteobacteria bacterium genome encodes:
- a CDS encoding PDZ domain-containing protein, which gives rise to MKRVLIAAMVLVLTAGCSVNSTFVYKPGGPATGGPKLPLKVAVLPFKDGTEDFTKRGGIFAPETLYYNLAKSGISGTINALTPDLWAKAFADDTAAAGSFRAVRFVYTPSELVDEDLYIEGTVLKATAAGAWVNPSEFALGLRALRRADKTPVWEKEVSRAWKNSPATLYKGCGGMAVQCMVDRHHADTNRVMREMFAEARTDLVATLSGSQAGGGGTPPAGEPRQEEFVGIGLEVSVVSDTLTVVRPMEGMPASKAGMQAGDAILSIDGKPTAGTTIADAVGRMRGVKGTSVTLGVKRAGWSAPRDFTIVRDVIHVGTSTPPAPESTEQTIDRILREK